The following proteins are encoded in a genomic region of Cetobacterium somerae ATCC BAA-474:
- a CDS encoding CehA/McbA family metallohydrolase, whose amino-acid sequence MIFRGSFDNDKNIEKLEYKFMVSNGINRISLNLNKGPFEHIIISLEDSEGRTRILTSFKTTKKKYYLTTHWESTSNCCIPGELPEGEWKLKLLKNYVVSDEFELEIKIENGNLIKKENMKKITLKDCYLDTKEWYAGELHNHTNISDGGISLRDIKKELIKKEIDFIFPTEHNSVLTKYPDIDIPVIPSTELTLDNLGHFNLFGLKKIIDYYNHIDENDTKEISLTKIFKEVKKQGGYVSLNHPFHNTSRMFLGLFYNIDLKDLDFIEVINSPTREGNNPYYDKKALEALDMLWCDGHKIFAVGGSDNHGESLGDPLNYIRLDKYETKNILENMKKGRTYISRVGEIKLRMENNGQIVYPGDEIYGEISIKILSSQTLIWRVIKNGKVINMIVGQEINIFNELKEGEYLRIEGVSEKDEPMVVINPIYNSLKKPSLEKWFQIKEKIWVE is encoded by the coding sequence AATATTGAAAAATTAGAGTATAAATTTATGGTATCAAATGGTATTAATAGAATCTCTTTAAATTTAAATAAGGGACCCTTTGAACATATAATAATATCTTTAGAGGATAGCGAAGGAAGAACTAGAATATTAACATCTTTTAAAACTACTAAGAAGAAATATTATTTAACAACGCATTGGGAGAGTACTTCAAATTGTTGTATTCCAGGAGAGTTACCAGAGGGGGAATGGAAATTAAAACTGTTAAAAAACTATGTTGTAAGTGACGAGTTTGAGTTAGAGATAAAAATTGAAAATGGAAATCTGATAAAAAAAGAAAATATGAAAAAGATAACTTTAAAAGATTGCTATTTAGATACAAAAGAGTGGTATGCAGGAGAGCTTCACAATCATACAAATATATCTGATGGAGGTATATCGTTAAGAGATATAAAAAAAGAATTAATTAAAAAAGAGATAGATTTTATATTTCCAACAGAACATAACAGTGTTTTAACAAAATATCCAGACATAGATATTCCTGTGATACCTTCAACAGAGCTGACATTAGATAATTTAGGGCACTTTAATCTTTTTGGTTTAAAAAAAATAATAGATTATTATAATCATATAGATGAAAATGATACCAAAGAGATTTCATTAACAAAAATATTTAAAGAGGTTAAAAAGCAAGGTGGATATGTATCATTAAATCATCCGTTTCATAATACTTCAAGAATGTTTTTAGGGTTGTTTTATAATATTGATTTAAAAGATTTAGATTTTATAGAGGTAATAAACTCTCCAACAAGAGAAGGGAATAATCCATATTATGATAAAAAAGCATTAGAAGCATTGGATATGTTATGGTGTGATGGACATAAAATATTTGCAGTAGGTGGAAGCGACAATCATGGAGAAAGTTTAGGAGATCCTTTAAACTATATAAGATTAGATAAATATGAAACTAAAAATATTTTAGAAAATATGAAAAAAGGACGAACTTATATATCTAGAGTAGGAGAGATAAAACTTAGAATGGAAAATAATGGACAGATTGTTTATCCAGGAGATGAAATATATGGTGAAATCAGCATAAAAATACTTTCTTCACAAACTTTAATTTGGAGAGTTATTAAAAATGGAAAAGTTATAAATATGATTGTAGGACAAGAGATTAATATTTTTAATGAACTTAAAGAGGGAGAATACCTAAGAATTGAGGGAGTATCAGAAAAAGATGAGCCTATGGTGGTAATAAATCCAATATATAATAGCTTAAAAAAACCATCTTTAGAAAAGTGGTTCCAAATAAAAGAAAAAATATGGGTAGAGTGA